TTAGATATGAAAAAACGTATTCGTGGATTACATGAAGCACAAGATGGCTCGATTTGGGTCATTGAAGATGGCTCAAATGCGCGTTTACTGAAGCTAAGTAAGAAACCCTCTTAATGCGAACCAGCCTATAAATAACGGACGTGTCTCATAGATTCAAATTGTAGATTTCTGTGAGACACAATAGACTATAGTGAAAAGACGATAAAGCAATTTGAGATGTCAGACACCCATATTCCACTTCCTGAACGCCTGCGCCCGAGAGACTTGTCTGAAATTATTGGGCAAGATCATTTATTAGGTGAACATGCGCCACTGCGTCAAATGATTGATCAGGGGCATTTGCCTTCTATTATTTTTTGGGGGCCACCAGGCGTTGGTAAAACAACAATTGCTTTGCTTTTGGCTCAAGCGATAGATCGCCCATTTGTGAGCTTATCCGCGCTAAATACGGGCGTAAAAGAATTACGTGAAGTGATTGCAGAAAGTGGTGATTTACTGACACCTGTAGTTTTCATTGACGAAATTCACCGCTTTAATAAATCACAGCAAGATGCATTATTGGGTGCAGTTGAAAAAGGCAAAATTACCTTAATTGGCGCGACGACTGAAAACCCATCTTTTGAGGTGAATAGCGCGCTTTTATCTCGCTGTCAGGTCTATACCTTAAATAGTTTAGATAGTGAGGCAATTCAGACACTCCTCAATAATGCACTTCAAGCCGATAAATTCTTAAAAGAGCGTTACATTCATGTTGAAGAATATGATGCTCTCATTCAGTTTGCAGCAGGTGATGCGCGTAAAGCACTGAATTTACTTGATCTGATCGCAAGTACCTTTGAACCAGAAATTGAAAACACGATTACCAATGCGGTGGTGGTGAAAGTTGCTCAGCAAAATATTGCGCGTTATGACAAATCTGGTGAACAGCATTACGACCTCGTTTCTGCCTTTATTAAATCAATTCGTGGTAGTGATCCAGATGCAACCCTGTATTGGATGGCACGTATGCTCAAAGGCGGAGAAGATCCGGTTTTTATTGCAAGACGTATGCTGATTGCAGCCTCAGAAGACATCGGAAACTCTAACCCTAATGCGCTATTACTTGCAGGTGAGTGTTTCCGCTCTGTACAAGCGGTGGGGATGCCTGAGGCTCGAATTATTTTGGGCCAAACCGCGGTTTATTTAGCAACGAGTGCAAAGAGTAATAGTACTTATTTAGCGATTAATAAGGCCTTAGAACTTGCTGAAAAAACAGCAAATTTACCTGTGCCTTTGCATTTGAGAAACGCACCAACCAAGCTGATGAAACAGCAAGGCTATGGGATTAATTATCTCTATCCTCACGATTACCCTGAGCACTTTGTGTTGCAAGAC
This genomic stretch from Acinetobacter oleivorans DR1 harbors:
- a CDS encoding replication-associated recombination protein A → MSDTHIPLPERLRPRDLSEIIGQDHLLGEHAPLRQMIDQGHLPSIIFWGPPGVGKTTIALLLAQAIDRPFVSLSALNTGVKELREVIAESGDLLTPVVFIDEIHRFNKSQQDALLGAVEKGKITLIGATTENPSFEVNSALLSRCQVYTLNSLDSEAIQTLLNNALQADKFLKERYIHVEEYDALIQFAAGDARKALNLLDLIASTFEPEIENTITNAVVVKVAQQNIARYDKSGEQHYDLVSAFIKSIRGSDPDATLYWMARMLKGGEDPVFIARRMLIAASEDIGNSNPNALLLAGECFRSVQAVGMPEARIILGQTAVYLATSAKSNSTYLAINKALELAEKTANLPVPLHLRNAPTKLMKQQGYGINYLYPHDYPEHFVLQDYLPPELKGTKLYESARNKREVEGERLQQRRWQQEQ